From Vulpes vulpes isolate BD-2025 chromosome 7, VulVul3, whole genome shotgun sequence, one genomic window encodes:
- the MRPL55 gene encoding large ribosomal subunit protein mL55, producing the protein MAARGNLLGLLRQQVLTGAAPVCRLHTSSWQADSNRALLTRVHRQAYARLYPVLLVKQDGSTIHIRYREPRRILEMPVDLDALSPEERRARFRKRESQVQKKKEEPELYDDFDVERYKQFWMKK; encoded by the exons ATGGCCGCCAGGGGCAACCTGCTTGG CCTGCTGCGGCAGCAGGTACTGACGGGGGCTGCTCCAGTATGTCGCCTACACACATCCTCCTGGCAGGCTGACAGCAACAGGGCCTTGCTCACGCGTGTGCACCGACAAGCCTATGCACGCCTCTACCCTGTGCTCCTGGTCAAGCAGGATGGCTCCACCATCCACATCCGCTATCGGGAGCCACGACGAATACTCGAG ATGCCCGTGGACCTGGATGCCCTGTCCCCAGAGGAGAGGCGGGCACGGTTCCGGAAACGAGAGTCACAGGtccagaagaaaaaggaggagccAGAGCTCTATGATGACTTCGACGTGGAGCGGTACAAGCAGTTTTGGATGAAAAAATGA